The DNA sequence GATGCCAGCGCGCAAGTCGGCAATCGAGTCGATGACTTGATATACCTCATCGGCTCAGTCGGCTTGCCGACGCAACCAGGCCAGCGCCCCGTTGAGGCTGCGGAAGTCCGCCAGCGAACGGCAGGCGATGTGCGGATGGCGCTCGCGCAACATGCGCGAGAGGGCCGCACCGGGGCCCAGTTCCAGCGCCACGTTCACGCCCCGCTCGGCGCAGGCATCCATGCAGGCCGACCACTGGATGGGCTCGCACAGTTGGCGCAGCAGCAGCGCTTGCGCCTGGGCGCTGTCGCTGACGGTGTGCCCTGTGACACCGGCCAGCAAGGTCAGCGCGGGAGAACGCAATGCCAGTGCATCGAGGTGCGCAGAGAAAGGTGCTACGGCAGCCTGCATCAATGGCGTGTGTGAAGCCAGCCCGACCGGCAAGGCCGAGTTGCGCGCGCCCTGCCCGGCCAGCTCGGCGGCGGCCGCGTGCAAGGCCGCATCGGAGCCACCGGCGATGAGCGAGTCCTCACCAGTGACGATGGCCACGAAGCCGCCATGGCGCGCCAGGCAGGCTTGCACGCTATCGATGGCGACACCACCAATGGCCATCAGCCCTTGTCCCGGATATGCGCTGGCAGCCTGCGTCATGGCCGCAGCGCGCTGTGCGGCCAGCGCGACGGTGTCCTCGGCGGCGATGACACCGGCCACCGCGTAGGCCGACAACTCGCCCACGCTATAGCCCGCCACCAGGGTGGGTGCGCCCGCGATGGCGCTTAACGGCGCACGTAGCGCCTGCCACGCCGCCAGTTGCGCTGCCACGATCAGCGGCTGGGCGTTGCGGTTGGCGTAGCGTTGGGCGGGATCATTGAGCACCTGTTCCAGTGGTGCCTGGAGCTGATCGCGCAATGGACACTGCGCCAGGAAGGCCGCGGCCTGGGCATCCTCGCGCAGCAGGTCGAACATGCCGGCGTGCTGCGCCCCCTGCCCCGGACAAAGAATGGCCAGCCTCATGCTCATCGCCCCTCGGCCTCCAGCGAGCTTGCCTGGTGTACCAGGCAAGCCGCCGCCAGCAGGTCGGCGGCACCGCCCGGTGACAGGCGCCGGGCCACGAAGAGTCGATGACAATCCACAGCATCCTCTTGCCAACCGGGGCGAGCCGTGCCGCCCGCAGCCAGGAAGGCAGCGCTGCGCTCACGCACCAGTGCGGCGCCCTCGGCCCCGCCGCGATGGTAGACATTGGTATCGCTCAATTGCGCCATCAGGGCAAACAGGGTGTCGATCCTGGCGTGATACGCATCGCGCCCCTGTGCCAGCGTGGCCTGCAATTGCGGCAAAGCCACCTCGAAAACGGACGGAAAGCCCAGCGCCGCCTCTTCGCGCGCCCCGCCCACGGCATGTCGGGCAGCTACGCGCTGGCCATGGCTGTGGGACTCGCCGGGAATGGCTGCGCTATGGCGCGCCAGCGCATCGCCCCACTGGATCAGCAAGGTGGCACGGACGGTGGCCGGCTGCAAAGGCAAGCGCCGGCCCCGGCAACAAGCCATGGCCGCACACAACATGCCCAGCGCGAAGATGGCGCCACGATGCGTGTTGACGCCCCCCGTGGCGCGCAACATGCGTTCTTCGGCGCGTACCGCCAGGCGTTGCAGGGTGTGGAAGGGCGCGCCCTCCAGCCCGGCAGTGGCGATCTGGAAGAAGTAATGGCGCAGAGCGAACAGACTGCGCAGGAAGGTCTCGGCGGTCATGTCGGCATGACTGCCATTGTCCACGCGCGAGACCAGGCCAGGCTTGGGATAGAGCACCAGTTCCTGATGCAGGCTGCGCAGCGCCAGCCGGGCCAGCAGGCGACAGAATGCCCGGTGCTCGTGCGCCGCATTGTGCTGCAGATGAGGCAGGGGCGGCGCCAGCAGCGCCGGGTGATCGATCAGGCGGCGCACGACTGCGACTCCTCTTGCGGCAGGCTGGCGATGAGGGTGGCGACCCGCTCCAGGGCGACGCCGGCAGCGCGCTTGACCAGCACCCTGCCCTCGCCACCATTGCCCAGGACTGCGACCTGGCGCCACTCCTTCCAGGACACCGCAGCCCCCTCGGGGAACATGACTTCAACATCCAGCGGCAGGAACATCGCCTGCCACGCCAGGAGACGCACGCCGGCTTCCAGCTGGGCCAGGCTACGTGGCTGGAACAGCAGGTCGATGTCCGAACTGCTGCGCAGATAGGGCTCGGCGGTGAGCGCCTGCCAAGCCAGCGAACCGAACACGGCCAGCGTGATGCCGGCCCGTGCCATGTGTTGCTGCAACTGGTCCAGGCCGCTCTGCCATGCCGACGGCAAGCCCGACAGATGCGCCGCCACGATGTCGCGCAACAGGAACGGCGCATGACGCGCCACGACTTCTTGCGCCTGCACGCGCAAGGCGATGCGCGGCTTGTTGCCCTGGGCGTCCGGTGGCAGGGCAATGCCCACGCAGATCTCATCGTCTGCCACGCCCCCCTCCAGACGTCGCACGATGACCGGCCAGCGCATCCGCTGCCAGTGCGCCAGTGCCGCCACCTGGCGCGCATCGCTGCACTGGGCCTGCAGTCGCACCCAGGCCGACTCGCTCAACCAGAGCAGGTGGTGGCGTGACTGCGCCAGGCAAGACGCGGGCGCAATCATCCGTTGAGCGGTGTGTCGTGGACCACCGCCTCGATGACCCGCTGCGCCCACTTGCGGCCGCCCCGCTCCAGGCCAATGGCGGCGCGGGTGTCGGCGCTGCGGTCTACGGCCAGCGCCTGCGACAGGGCCTGGGCCAGGTCGCCGTTCCAGATCTCGGCCACGCCCCCCATGCGCAGATAGTTTTCCGGGCCGGGGGCGAACACCGGATTGCTCTTGGCCAGTTCAGTGAGCCGCTCTTGCGGCACCTTGGTGATGCGCGCCATGGCCGGCAAGCCCATGACGCGGATGGTGGCCGCTGGCAAGGCATAGCAGGCATCGGCGATGAGTCCGCTGGTGATGAAGCCACCCGACAGCGCCTGGTCATACACCAGGCCGATGACACGATGGCCCTGGCGGCGCGCCAGTTCCACGCACTTGCCCAGGTGCGCCATGTAGCTGTTGATGCCCAGCATTTCATCACGGTGGCGCAGGCGCTGGCCTTGCGTATCGACCAGGATCACGATGGGCCGGCCCGGATGCTCACGCACCGTCTGCAGGATCACGCTGGCCTGGGCCAGGGCAATCTCGATGCCGATGGGCGTGTGGCCGGTGGTGCCGACCACGGTGACGGTGCTGCCGTCGACCTGGGCCGTGCCGGAGAGGAAATACTCCTGCTCGGTGATGGCATGACCTTGCGGGAACAGCTCTTGCGCGAGCGCGCGCCAGTCGACCTGGGGGGGAGTGACAGTTTGATTCATGGATTCCTCTCAGGCCTTGGCGGCAATGCGCAGGCGCTCGGCCATGGCGGTGAAGGCGCCGGCTTCCAGCATCGGCACCACTTCCGGCTGGGACACGCCCAGCTCGGCCCAGATGTCCATCGGATCCTCGGCATGGCCGAAGGCGGCGATGCGACGGCGCAGCATGTCCTGTTCGGCTTCCAGCGCGGCCAACGTCAAGGGCACGTCGCCGGCCTGGGCCAGCGCAGCGATGGCGGCGGCGCGGAAGGCCTCGGTGTCATCGCCCACCAGTTGCTGGCAGTCGCCGATCAGGTAGCGATGCTTGCCGCCCGTGGTGCGCCAGACCAGCGCACGGTCGCGCGAATCGAATTCTTCCACGCCATTGGCCGTCTCGATCACCTCGGGACCGGACATGGCCAGCCGTCCTTCTTCGGACATGATGATGGTATTGGCGCAGCGCGCCACGATGCCCATGCCGCCGAAGCAGCCATTGGCGCCGCCCACCAGCACGATCACCGGGATACCAGCGGCGCGCGCC is a window from the Herbaspirillum rubrisubalbicans genome containing:
- a CDS encoding acyltransferase domain-containing protein — protein: MSMRLAILCPGQGAQHAGMFDLLREDAQAAAFLAQCPLRDQLQAPLEQVLNDPAQRYANRNAQPLIVAAQLAAWQALRAPLSAIAGAPTLVAGYSVGELSAYAVAGVIAAEDTVALAAQRAAAMTQAASAYPGQGLMAIGGVAIDSVQACLARHGGFVAIVTGEDSLIAGGSDAALHAAAAELAGQGARNSALPVGLASHTPLMQAAVAPFSAHLDALALRSPALTLLAGVTGHTVSDSAQAQALLLRQLCEPIQWSACMDACAERGVNVALELGPGAALSRMLRERHPHIACRSLADFRSLNGALAWLRRQAD
- the mdcB gene encoding triphosphoribosyl-dephospho-CoA synthase MdcB; the encoded protein is MRRLIDHPALLAPPLPHLQHNAAHEHRAFCRLLARLALRSLHQELVLYPKPGLVSRVDNGSHADMTAETFLRSLFALRHYFFQIATAGLEGAPFHTLQRLAVRAEERMLRATGGVNTHRGAIFALGMLCAAMACCRGRRLPLQPATVRATLLIQWGDALARHSAAIPGESHSHGQRVAARHAVGGAREEAALGFPSVFEVALPQLQATLAQGRDAYHARIDTLFALMAQLSDTNVYHRGGAEGAALVRERSAAFLAAGGTARPGWQEDAVDCHRLFVARRLSPGGAADLLAAACLVHQASSLEAEGR
- the mdcG gene encoding malonate decarboxylase holo-[acyl-carrier-protein] synthase, which gives rise to MIAPASCLAQSRHHLLWLSESAWVRLQAQCSDARQVAALAHWQRMRWPVIVRRLEGGVADDEICVGIALPPDAQGNKPRIALRVQAQEVVARHAPFLLRDIVAAHLSGLPSAWQSGLDQLQQHMARAGITLAVFGSLAWQALTAEPYLRSSSDIDLLFQPRSLAQLEAGVRLLAWQAMFLPLDVEVMFPEGAAVSWKEWRQVAVLGNGGEGRVLVKRAAGVALERVATLIASLPQEESQSCAA
- the mdcE gene encoding biotin-independent malonate decarboxylase subunit gamma; its protein translation is MNQTVTPPQVDWRALAQELFPQGHAITEQEYFLSGTAQVDGSTVTVVGTTGHTPIGIEIALAQASVILQTVREHPGRPIVILVDTQGQRLRHRDEMLGINSYMAHLGKCVELARRQGHRVIGLVYDQALSGGFITSGLIADACYALPAATIRVMGLPAMARITKVPQERLTELAKSNPVFAPGPENYLRMGGVAEIWNGDLAQALSQALAVDRSADTRAAIGLERGGRKWAQRVIEAVVHDTPLNG
- a CDS encoding biotin-independent malonate decarboxylase subunit beta, encoding MSASYLEATARERILAVLDAGSFKELLPPAQRVVSPHLGQLDAPVSFDDGVIIGEGLLGGRAVMAAAQEGGFMGGAVGEVHGAKLVGLLKRAIARQAAGVILLLETGGVRLHEANAGLIAVSEVMRAVLEARAAGIPVIVLVGGANGCFGGMGIVARCANTIIMSEEGRLAMSGPEVIETANGVEEFDSRDRALVWRTTGGKHRYLIGDCQQLVGDDTEAFRAAAIAALAQAGDVPLTLAALEAEQDMLRRRIAAFGHAEDPMDIWAELGVSQPEVVPMLEAGAFTAMAERLRIAAKA